A stretch of Endozoicomonas sp. SCSIO W0465 DNA encodes these proteins:
- a CDS encoding FAD-binding oxidoreductase, whose translation MAVVGKSAVVLGAGMVGVCVALHLQKSGYRVTLVDRKTPGMEASYGNAGLINRGSVFPLSLSDITHHLSGALLKNHPNVHVHLSQLPHYWHWLYYLLIGNSRSRYEASVKGLDSLFRHAVAEHKTLLAMSGGKQQLMEKGWLRLYRQEASFRAVQYQRDYYDRLGIRYDIFDPEGISELEPAITSGFCKGVLIRDTASLVDPSGVINGYVNTFQSSGGQFCQVSAENITRDSDGFLIETHGENIRGHIRGHIVVLALGSWSGELCEKLGYSFPMAAERGYHQQFQPSDAFQLSRPIHDVDGGYVMSPMNNGLRLTTGIELSARDAPPVSKQLYQASRNAREVFSLGNPVGAVWVGSRPSMPDGLPVIGEAPRHPGLWFAFGHGHAGVGTGAVTGRVISELISKARPVIDVSPFSPVRFVG comes from the coding sequence GTGGCCGTGGTGGGGAAAAGTGCAGTGGTTCTGGGAGCTGGAATGGTGGGGGTTTGTGTAGCGCTCCATCTGCAGAAAAGTGGCTACCGGGTGACACTGGTTGACCGTAAAACGCCCGGGATGGAAGCCTCTTATGGCAATGCCGGGTTAATAAACCGTGGCTCTGTATTCCCTCTGAGTTTATCGGATATCACCCATCATCTGTCCGGTGCCCTGTTAAAAAATCACCCCAATGTGCATGTTCATTTGAGTCAATTGCCACATTACTGGCACTGGCTCTATTATCTGTTGATTGGAAACAGCCGATCCCGCTATGAAGCCTCTGTAAAAGGGCTGGACAGTCTTTTCCGGCACGCTGTTGCCGAGCACAAGACGTTGCTGGCGATGTCTGGCGGTAAACAACAGTTGATGGAAAAAGGCTGGCTTCGGCTTTACCGGCAAGAGGCTTCCTTTCGGGCCGTCCAATATCAGAGAGATTACTATGACCGGTTAGGCATTCGATATGATATTTTCGATCCGGAGGGTATTTCAGAGCTGGAACCGGCGATTACCTCTGGTTTCTGTAAAGGAGTTTTGATCCGGGATACGGCCTCGCTCGTTGATCCTTCCGGGGTCATTAATGGCTATGTAAACACTTTTCAATCCTCAGGTGGTCAGTTTTGCCAGGTATCTGCTGAAAATATCACCCGTGATAGTGACGGTTTCCTGATTGAGACCCATGGAGAAAATATTAGAGGTCATATCAGAGGTCATATAGTAGTACTTGCACTGGGCTCATGGAGTGGCGAACTCTGTGAAAAGCTGGGCTATTCTTTTCCCATGGCTGCTGAGCGGGGGTATCATCAGCAATTTCAACCCTCGGACGCCTTTCAGCTGAGCAGACCAATTCATGATGTGGACGGTGGCTATGTTATGTCACCGATGAACAATGGGTTGAGACTGACGACAGGTATTGAGTTGTCAGCCCGCGACGCGCCGCCGGTTTCAAAGCAGCTTTATCAAGCCAGCCGTAATGCCCGTGAGGTTTTTTCGCTTGGCAATCCCGTGGGGGCGGTTTGGGTTGGCAGTCGGCCTTCCATGCCTGATGGGCTGCCGGTTATTGGCGAAGCTCCGAGGCACCCGGGGCTCTGGTTTGCATTTGGGCATGGTCATGCCGGTGTGGGTACGGGGGCTGTTACCGGGCGAGTGATTAGCGAACTTATCAGTAAAGCCAGACCTGTTATTGATGTATCTCCTTTCAGTCCGGTAAGGTTTGTTGGTTAA
- the rsxA gene encoding electron transport complex subunit RsxA yields the protein MSELILILVSAILVNNFVLVQFLGLCPFMGVSNKLESAMGMSMATTFVLTLASICSYLTYKYILLPLNLEFLKTISFILVIAVVVQFNEMVVRKTSPLLHKVLGVFLPLITTNCAVLGVALLNTNRMDSSLVDSATYGFGAAAGFSLVLVLFSAMRERIAAADVPTPFRGAAIGMISAGLMSMAFMGFTGLIKL from the coding sequence ATGAGCGAACTGATACTGATTCTGGTCAGCGCCATACTGGTCAACAACTTTGTACTGGTCCAATTCCTTGGGTTGTGTCCATTTATGGGCGTTTCCAACAAGCTGGAGTCGGCCATGGGTATGTCAATGGCGACCACTTTTGTGCTGACACTGGCCTCTATCTGCAGCTATTTAACGTATAAATACATTCTGTTGCCACTGAACCTGGAGTTTCTGAAAACCATCTCGTTCATTCTGGTGATTGCCGTAGTGGTGCAATTCAACGAAATGGTGGTGCGCAAAACCAGCCCGCTGCTGCACAAGGTGCTGGGCGTATTTCTGCCACTGATCACCACAAACTGTGCGGTACTTGGGGTTGCCCTGCTGAACACCAACCGGATGGACAGTTCACTGGTGGATTCAGCCACTTATGGTTTTGGTGCTGCAGCCGGTTTTTCCCTGGTGCTGGTGTTGTTCTCTGCCATGCGTGAGCGCATCGCCGCTGCCGATGTACCAACACCTTTCAGAGGCGCCGCCATTGGCATGATCAGCGCAGGGCTGATGTCGATGGCGTTTATGGGGTTTACCGGACTGATTAAACTGTGA
- the rsxC gene encoding electron transport complex subunit RsxC codes for MRDAGISGLGGAGFPTAIKLAPVNAINTLILNGTECEPYITADDMLMREKAEAVIQGAEILQYMLGAGECLVGIEDNKPEAIAAMREAAAGKNIDIVVFPTIYPSGGEKQLILILTGQEVSSGKLPADLGMVVQNVGTAVAVKEAIIDGKPLISRITTLTGDALSAPQNVEVLIGTLAQDLLQYAALRESELSTLVLGGPMMGFTVDRMDIPVIKTSNCLIAATEDEFPAAPDAQACIRCGHCAEACPSSLLPQQLYWHARAENHEQLMHHNLFDCIECGACSFVCPSSIPLVQYYRASKGAIRTQEARHAKSERSKQRYEGRLARLEQEKVEKEAKRKANAERAAKLKAAQAVENTGSDVKAEEDPIQAAIARAKARKAAAAAGTSEPASARQAPGGQLSAKQKELKVQLSMAKAQAKKTERALAAAEASADLNGDRGAIEQLKSNLAMLHQQVTQLQQAFDENTRESASKDHTETTAEKPDKATKPALTDNEKKRKVELAMANAAVKKLQRAIASAGEDELDALKQQLKAAEQKAAEMKKALEGLS; via the coding sequence GTGCGCGATGCCGGTATCAGTGGTCTGGGTGGTGCTGGCTTTCCTACGGCCATCAAACTCGCTCCCGTCAATGCCATCAATACTCTGATTCTCAATGGAACCGAGTGTGAGCCCTATATTACCGCCGACGATATGCTCATGCGGGAAAAGGCGGAAGCGGTTATTCAAGGCGCTGAAATTCTCCAATACATGTTGGGGGCCGGAGAGTGCCTGGTCGGTATTGAAGACAATAAACCCGAAGCCATAGCTGCCATGCGAGAGGCCGCTGCAGGCAAAAACATAGACATTGTCGTTTTTCCGACCATCTACCCTTCCGGTGGCGAAAAACAACTGATCCTGATTCTTACCGGTCAGGAGGTATCCTCTGGCAAACTGCCTGCGGATCTGGGCATGGTGGTTCAGAACGTGGGGACCGCCGTGGCGGTCAAAGAAGCCATTATTGACGGCAAACCGCTGATCTCCCGCATCACCACTCTGACTGGTGATGCACTTTCAGCGCCACAAAATGTCGAAGTATTGATCGGTACACTGGCACAGGACCTGCTGCAATACGCTGCGCTCAGAGAGTCCGAATTATCAACGCTGGTACTTGGTGGCCCGATGATGGGCTTCACTGTGGACCGCATGGATATCCCGGTGATCAAAACCTCAAACTGTCTGATTGCCGCGACTGAGGATGAATTTCCGGCAGCACCGGATGCCCAGGCCTGTATCCGTTGTGGGCACTGTGCCGAGGCGTGTCCATCGTCGTTGCTGCCTCAGCAGCTTTACTGGCATGCCAGGGCTGAGAACCACGAGCAGCTGATGCACCACAATCTGTTTGACTGTATTGAGTGTGGTGCCTGCTCTTTTGTCTGCCCGTCGTCCATTCCGCTGGTTCAGTATTACCGGGCATCCAAAGGCGCTATTCGCACCCAGGAAGCCAGACACGCCAAGTCCGAGCGCTCCAAACAGCGCTATGAAGGCCGTCTGGCCAGACTGGAACAGGAAAAAGTAGAGAAAGAGGCCAAACGCAAAGCCAATGCCGAGCGGGCAGCAAAACTGAAGGCTGCCCAGGCAGTGGAAAACACCGGGAGTGACGTCAAAGCAGAAGAAGACCCAATCCAGGCCGCCATCGCCCGGGCCAAAGCTCGAAAAGCAGCGGCCGCTGCCGGGACTTCTGAGCCTGCATCAGCCAGGCAAGCGCCTGGTGGACAGCTTTCTGCCAAACAGAAAGAACTGAAAGTTCAGCTGTCCATGGCCAAAGCCCAGGCCAAAAAGACGGAAAGAGCGCTGGCTGCCGCAGAAGCTTCCGCTGATCTTAACGGCGACCGGGGTGCTATTGAACAGCTGAAGTCTAATCTGGCGATGTTACATCAGCAGGTTACCCAGCTTCAGCAGGCATTTGATGAAAATACCCGGGAATCTGCCAGCAAAGATCATACGGAAACAACCGCTGAAAAACCTGACAAAGCCACCAAACCGGCACTCACTGACAATGAGAAAAAACGCAAGGTTGAGCTGGCCATGGCCAATGCTGCGGTCAAAAAGCTTCAGCGGGCGATTGCCAGTGCCGGTGAAGACGAACTGGATGCGCTGAAACAACAGCTGAAGGCAGCGGAACAAAAGGCAGCTGAGATGAAAAAGGCTCTGGAGGGTCTCTCGTGA
- a CDS encoding transposase, with translation MTKFEMVAMLTSDHQVILRELASYTTFLAGALSSTAVPTFCELLFGCMLSADGFVTQALLTIDFHCVWSSYHHWLSQGKWQWKNLARHLIRLVCSKAPENQPVVLGLDDWVIERFSDKAPACRTHHQHSKKRNRPTYIWGQCWVSLAIIFERAADEVFTAIPVISFPTPASGNTSKLKIAVAMLRVVRNEVKDRVLRLLTDCWYMNWTLIKPALEMNIEVVGQIPSNRALYALPPAPTVKKRGRPKKYGIKMTTEQVKKLPEEKATVWMYGKFRKIRYRTLICRARFLKGREVRVVWSRFENDKGLTESRIFISTNPELEGLEVLRAYSRRWPVEPMFHQLKHAFGCCHLWQQKLRTLLRWMHLKMAGYALLQLLTVCKNQACLNISRIPWRSPDTTTAGMMKIALSGIIPRFSIRKGWNRYKQKYEFNFRDLIDQLIPDNSEAA, from the coding sequence ATGACGAAATTCGAGATGGTTGCCATGCTCACTTCAGATCATCAAGTAATCCTCAGGGAGCTCGCTTCATATACAACCTTTCTTGCTGGAGCGCTATCATCAACTGCAGTACCAACGTTCTGCGAACTGCTGTTCGGTTGCATGCTTTCAGCCGACGGCTTTGTTACACAGGCGTTGTTAACAATTGATTTTCATTGTGTGTGGAGCAGCTACCACCACTGGCTATCTCAGGGCAAGTGGCAATGGAAGAACTTGGCACGCCACTTGATCCGTCTGGTCTGCTCCAAAGCTCCTGAGAATCAACCTGTGGTCCTGGGGCTTGATGACTGGGTAATCGAACGGTTTTCCGACAAAGCCCCTGCTTGTCGTACACATCATCAACACAGCAAGAAACGCAATCGGCCGACGTACATCTGGGGGCAGTGTTGGGTTTCCCTGGCCATCATATTTGAGCGGGCTGCAGATGAAGTATTTACCGCCATACCGGTGATCTCATTTCCGACACCAGCTTCAGGTAACACCAGCAAACTGAAAATTGCCGTGGCCATGCTCAGGGTGGTACGCAATGAAGTGAAGGATCGAGTGCTACGCCTGCTAACCGATTGCTGGTATATGAACTGGACACTGATAAAGCCAGCTCTGGAAATGAACATAGAAGTTGTTGGTCAGATACCTTCAAATCGGGCCCTCTATGCTTTGCCGCCAGCACCCACCGTAAAGAAGCGAGGGCGCCCAAAAAAGTACGGCATCAAGATGACGACAGAACAGGTTAAGAAACTGCCGGAAGAAAAAGCAACAGTATGGATGTACGGCAAATTTCGCAAAATACGTTATCGTACCCTGATCTGTCGCGCCAGATTCCTTAAAGGTCGTGAAGTACGCGTCGTCTGGAGTCGCTTTGAAAATGACAAAGGTCTGACCGAAAGCAGAATATTCATCTCGACCAATCCGGAACTTGAGGGACTGGAGGTGCTTCGTGCCTATTCCCGGAGATGGCCGGTAGAGCCAATGTTTCACCAACTCAAACATGCTTTTGGCTGTTGCCATTTATGGCAGCAGAAATTGCGAACACTGCTTCGATGGATGCATTTGAAAATGGCAGGCTATGCATTATTGCAGTTATTAACCGTTTGTAAAAATCAGGCATGTCTGAATATTTCTCGGATACCCTGGAGAAGCCCGGATACAACCACTGCAGGCATGATGAAAATTGCTCTTTCAGGAATTATTCCGAGGTTCTCTATTCGCAAGGGCTGGAACAGATATAAGCAAAAATATGAGTTCAATTTTCGCGATCTGATCGACCAGTTAATACCGGATAATTCAGAAGCAGCATAA
- the rsxD gene encoding electron transport complex subunit RsxD yields the protein MALINSRSSISQRGRETSPHTLGQNSTQRVMSLVIMATFPGLIAQTIFFGWGTLINVVWCSLIAMGCEAAVLSLRQRSVSFYLNDCSALVAGLLLGLALPPFAPWWLSLVAVSFALIIGKHLYGGLGQNPFNPAMLGYVLVLISFPQEMTTWLPPLGLEGHNNSLTDALFTIFPLGQGVSVDAISMATPLDVLRENKSLTINELWESNPVFDGMAGRGWMWVNLAYLAGGVSLIWRKVFTWHAPVGMLGAIAVMATLFWSGNGSDSHGSPLFHLLSGATMLGAFFIITDPVSGATSNRGRLIFGAGVGVMVYVIRAWGGYPDGVAFATLLMNMAAPTIDYYTQPRTYGHHKANKGLPKKD from the coding sequence ATGGCTTTGATTAACAGCAGATCATCCATCAGCCAGAGGGGTAGAGAGACCTCCCCCCATACGCTGGGGCAAAACAGCACCCAGCGGGTCATGAGTCTGGTAATCATGGCCACTTTCCCCGGTCTGATCGCACAAACCATCTTTTTTGGCTGGGGTACACTGATCAATGTTGTCTGGTGCTCCCTGATTGCCATGGGCTGCGAAGCGGCGGTTTTATCGCTGCGCCAACGGTCCGTCAGCTTCTATCTGAATGATTGCAGTGCCCTGGTGGCCGGTTTACTGCTGGGGCTGGCATTGCCGCCTTTTGCCCCCTGGTGGCTATCACTGGTAGCCGTGTCCTTCGCGTTGATCATTGGCAAGCATCTTTATGGAGGCCTGGGCCAGAACCCCTTTAACCCGGCCATGCTGGGCTATGTTCTGGTACTGATTTCGTTTCCCCAGGAAATGACCACCTGGCTGCCACCTTTAGGACTGGAAGGCCATAACAACAGCCTGACCGATGCGCTGTTCACCATTTTCCCCCTGGGTCAGGGCGTCAGTGTAGATGCCATCAGTATGGCCACCCCACTGGATGTGTTGCGGGAAAACAAAAGCCTGACTATCAACGAGCTGTGGGAAAGCAACCCGGTATTTGATGGCATGGCCGGTCGTGGCTGGATGTGGGTTAACCTGGCTTATCTGGCTGGTGGTGTCTCTCTGATCTGGCGAAAAGTATTTACCTGGCATGCCCCTGTGGGGATGCTCGGTGCCATTGCGGTGATGGCGACCCTCTTCTGGAGTGGTAACGGGTCAGACAGCCATGGTTCCCCGCTGTTCCATCTTCTCAGTGGCGCCACCATGCTGGGGGCATTTTTTATCATTACCGACCCGGTCAGTGGTGCCACCAGCAACCGTGGACGTCTGATTTTTGGTGCCGGGGTTGGCGTAATGGTCTATGTCATCCGAGCCTGGGGTGGATATCCGGACGGTGTCGCCTTTGCCACGCTGCTGATGAACATGGCGGCTCCTACCATCGACTATTACACCCAGCCACGGACTTATGGCCATCACAAGGCCAATAAAGGCCTGCCAAAGAAGGACTGA
- a CDS encoding DUF3943 domain-containing protein — MPVFLSGLIMLSGFAQANAAAPAVTTEAEPDAEFTLALQEERSPWAITLFDDNPRENQARLWSQTKLMFGLGVGVIGALAIMPESFTNWDKSEIKQFHKKWWDNVSSGPVMDEDDFFLNYVTHPYFGGVYYIVARESGYNQWNSFVYSFLMSTFYWEYGIEAIAEVPSIQDIIVTPVGGWLYGEWAYQRKRSIVENDGLVWGSSGLGSTALFFLDPVDSIDQWINGDREQPVVEDFNIRLAFTPTFYQVLDFRVCIKR, encoded by the coding sequence TTGCCAGTTTTTCTATCTGGCCTGATCATGCTTTCCGGCTTTGCTCAGGCCAACGCAGCGGCTCCTGCAGTAACGACGGAGGCTGAGCCAGACGCTGAGTTCACACTCGCTTTACAGGAAGAGCGCTCTCCGTGGGCGATCACCCTGTTCGATGACAATCCCCGGGAGAATCAGGCGCGCCTCTGGTCTCAGACCAAATTAATGTTCGGTCTGGGCGTTGGTGTGATTGGTGCTCTGGCCATCATGCCTGAGTCCTTTACCAACTGGGATAAGTCTGAGATCAAGCAGTTTCACAAGAAGTGGTGGGACAATGTCAGCTCAGGCCCGGTTATGGATGAAGATGATTTTTTCCTTAACTATGTAACCCACCCTTACTTCGGAGGGGTTTACTATATCGTTGCCCGAGAATCCGGGTATAACCAGTGGAACTCATTTGTTTACTCCTTCCTGATGTCTACCTTCTACTGGGAGTATGGTATTGAGGCCATCGCTGAGGTGCCATCCATTCAGGATATTATCGTAACACCCGTTGGTGGCTGGCTTTATGGCGAGTGGGCTTACCAGCGGAAACGTTCGATTGTTGAGAATGATGGTCTGGTATGGGGGTCTTCTGGCCTGGGCTCCACTGCTTTGTTCTTCCTTGATCCGGTAGACAGCATTGACCAGTGGATCAATGGTGACCGTGAACAACCAGTGGTGGAAGACTTTAATATCCGTCTGGCCTTTACTCCAACCTTTTATCAGGTACTCGACTTTAGAGTCTGTATAAAACGATAA
- a CDS encoding SDR family oxidoreductase, translating to MKKPLVVITGASSGIGEAVARAMSQLGYPLLLLARRVERLEALDLPDALCRRVDVTDRDALKLAIEEAESRYGDTDCLINNAGLMQLGRADEQDPAEWDTMVDVNIKGVLNGIYAVARQMKARKGGTIINISSVAGIKGFPNHMAYCGTKFAVHGLSETLREELADDSVRVVTIAPGAVETELLSHTTSSDIIDGYEQWKDGMGGVITAEDIARCITFVYQQPQNVCIRELVVTATRQTA from the coding sequence ATGAAAAAGCCATTGGTTGTTATTACCGGAGCCAGCTCTGGTATTGGTGAAGCTGTTGCCAGGGCCATGAGTCAACTTGGCTATCCTCTGTTATTACTGGCCAGAAGGGTTGAGCGGCTGGAGGCTCTGGATCTTCCTGACGCACTGTGCCGGCGAGTGGATGTGACGGATCGTGATGCCCTGAAGCTGGCCATCGAAGAAGCCGAGTCCCGCTACGGAGATACGGACTGTCTTATCAACAATGCCGGGCTAATGCAGCTGGGGCGTGCCGACGAACAGGATCCCGCCGAGTGGGATACCATGGTTGATGTGAATATCAAAGGGGTTCTGAATGGCATTTATGCCGTTGCCCGTCAGATGAAAGCCCGAAAAGGGGGAACCATCATCAATATCAGCTCAGTGGCGGGTATCAAGGGTTTTCCAAATCATATGGCCTATTGTGGCACCAAGTTTGCCGTGCATGGTTTGTCTGAAACGCTGAGAGAAGAGCTGGCTGACGACAGTGTAAGGGTAGTAACCATCGCCCCGGGAGCGGTAGAAACCGAGCTGCTGAGTCATACCACGTCCAGCGACATCATCGATGGCTATGAACAGTGGAAAGACGGCATGGGCGGTGTTATTACGGCAGAGGATATTGCCCGTTGTATTACCTTTGTATACCAGCAGCCGCAGAATGTCTGTATCCGTGAACTGGTAGTGACGGCTACCCGGCAAACCGCGTAG
- a CDS encoding electron transport complex subunit E, whose amino-acid sequence MTNDAVTKKSTAGSQAAKIALDGLWKNNPALVQLLGLCPLLGVSSSVVNALGLGIATMLVVMGSNVAVSLIRHQVTDAIRLPVFVMIIASFTTCIELLMQAYTYELYRILGIFIPLIVTNCIILGRADAFASRNPVLPAAFDGLMMGTGFAVILVLLGALRELIGQGTLFSGMDLLLGPIAADWTLTVIPDYKQFLFAILPPGAFVFMGFMIAIKNIIDRRLEEKRKSLEPIRPKGNKRVRVTGNV is encoded by the coding sequence ATGACAAATGACGCTGTGACAAAAAAGAGTACAGCTGGCAGCCAGGCTGCAAAGATTGCCCTGGATGGCCTCTGGAAAAACAACCCGGCGCTGGTCCAGCTACTGGGCCTGTGCCCTCTGCTGGGCGTTTCCAGCAGTGTGGTGAATGCACTGGGTCTGGGTATAGCCACCATGCTGGTGGTGATGGGTTCCAATGTTGCCGTTTCTCTTATACGACACCAGGTAACCGATGCCATTCGCCTGCCAGTGTTTGTGATGATTATTGCCTCCTTCACCACCTGTATCGAGCTGCTGATGCAGGCCTATACCTATGAACTTTATCGGATACTGGGTATTTTTATTCCGCTGATTGTCACCAACTGCATTATCCTGGGCCGGGCCGATGCCTTTGCCTCCAGAAATCCGGTACTGCCTGCTGCTTTTGATGGTTTGATGATGGGTACGGGCTTTGCCGTCATTCTGGTATTGCTCGGTGCACTGCGGGAACTGATTGGCCAGGGCACACTGTTCTCCGGCATGGACCTGCTGCTGGGCCCCATTGCAGCGGACTGGACCCTTACGGTGATTCCAGACTACAAGCAGTTCCTGTTTGCCATTCTCCCTCCCGGCGCCTTTGTCTTTATGGGCTTTATGATTGCCATTAAAAATATTATTGATCGTCGCCTGGAAGAAAAAAGGAAAAGCCTGGAACCGATAAGACCAAAAGGCAATAAGCGGGTCAGGGTTACCGGTAATGTTTGA
- the rsxG gene encoding electron transport complex subunit RsxG yields the protein MSDGQIPLKDTTDSKAPDGSGLLQSIFRNSLGLGLFAVFTVGLISVTWTMTQERIERQVRAYEAKALMEILPADTHDNVLVDSKVVLEPSRLLSSQEQREAYIALNDGEVSAVILPVTAPDGYSGRIELLVGINRNGTLAGVRAITHKETPGLGDKINTNVTDWILGFAGKSLGNPVTEGWGVKKDGGEFDQFTGATITPRAVVAAVYRALQYFEANRNLLLDPLRMTGVRQEIQHDK from the coding sequence ATGAGTGACGGCCAGATTCCTTTAAAAGACACCACCGACAGCAAGGCCCCCGACGGGAGTGGCCTGCTTCAGAGCATTTTCCGTAATAGCCTGGGACTTGGTCTGTTTGCCGTATTTACCGTAGGCCTGATTTCCGTTACCTGGACCATGACTCAGGAAAGAATAGAGAGACAGGTTCGTGCCTATGAAGCGAAAGCACTGATGGAGATTTTACCGGCAGATACTCACGACAATGTGCTTGTAGACTCCAAAGTTGTTCTGGAGCCATCCCGCTTACTGTCCAGCCAGGAGCAACGCGAAGCCTATATTGCACTGAATGATGGAGAGGTCTCTGCCGTCATTCTGCCGGTAACCGCACCTGACGGGTATAGTGGCCGAATTGAGCTGCTGGTTGGCATCAACCGCAATGGCACGCTGGCCGGCGTCAGGGCCATCACCCATAAAGAGACGCCGGGGCTGGGTGACAAGATCAACACCAATGTCACCGACTGGATTCTCGGGTTTGCCGGAAAATCTCTTGGCAACCCGGTCACAGAAGGCTGGGGGGTAAAAAAAGACGGTGGTGAGTTTGACCAGTTTACCGGTGCCACGATAACGCCAAGAGCCGTTGTCGCCGCCGTTTACCGCGCACTGCAATACTTTGAGGCAAACCGTAATCTATTGCTGGACCCGCTCAGGATGACCGGAGTCCGCCAGGAGATTCAACATGACAAATGA
- a CDS encoding 5-formyltetrahydrofolate cyclo-ligase: MTDKQHKADSFTHTVLKSSACNRSDLRTALRKRRRALSADQQVSAGERLCNILSRRPELTDSQHIAVYIANDGEINPEALRDFLWNSGKQCYLPVVAQGGSIDLLFIEYLPDTPLVLNRFGIPEPSLQEASPISLEKLDIVFVPLTGFDETGRRLGMGGGFYDRTFAFTRTADKPILIGLAHECQKVASIPVEHWDIAMSGIATDSRYYSLMLST, from the coding sequence ATGACTGATAAACAACATAAAGCCGATTCATTCACTCATACCGTTCTGAAATCAAGTGCATGCAACCGTTCTGATTTAAGAACGGCTCTTCGCAAACGTCGCCGGGCATTGAGCGCTGACCAGCAAGTCAGCGCTGGTGAGAGGCTTTGTAATATTCTTAGCAGGCGGCCAGAGCTTACAGACAGTCAGCACATTGCTGTTTATATAGCTAATGATGGCGAAATAAATCCAGAAGCTCTCCGTGATTTCCTCTGGAATTCGGGTAAACAATGTTATCTGCCGGTGGTTGCGCAAGGGGGCAGTATAGACCTTCTGTTTATTGAATACCTGCCTGACACTCCACTGGTTTTGAATCGTTTTGGCATCCCTGAGCCTTCTTTGCAGGAAGCAAGCCCCATTTCGCTGGAAAAACTTGACATTGTTTTTGTACCTTTAACCGGTTTTGATGAAACTGGTAGAAGACTTGGCATGGGAGGAGGGTTCTATGACAGAACATTTGCCTTTACCAGAACAGCAGACAAGCCAATACTGATTGGACTTGCCCATGAGTGCCAGAAAGTTGCATCGATACCTGTGGAGCACTGGGATATAGCCATGTCGGGCATTGCAACGGATAGTCGCTATTACTCACTCATGTTAAGCACTTGA
- the rsxB gene encoding electron transport complex subunit RsxB produces MDIVLYAIGALLALALIFGAILGFAAIRFKVEGNPIVDQINEILPQTQCGQCGYPGCRPYAEAIANGDAINKCPPGGQATINTLADLLDVEAEPLDAEHGQESVTKVAFIREAECIGCTKCIQACPVDAILGAAKQMHTVIADECTGCDLCIEPCPVDCIEMRPVDITARTWSWDLPRPNHGQAGLIATASEGRPYERHGKKPNPRPPESCFRESGDRQF; encoded by the coding sequence ATGGACATTGTTCTTTACGCGATTGGAGCCCTGCTGGCTCTCGCCCTTATTTTCGGGGCCATTCTCGGTTTTGCCGCTATCCGCTTCAAGGTGGAAGGCAACCCGATTGTTGACCAGATTAATGAAATCCTGCCTCAGACCCAGTGCGGTCAGTGCGGTTACCCGGGCTGTCGTCCTTACGCTGAAGCCATTGCCAATGGTGATGCCATCAATAAATGTCCACCCGGTGGCCAGGCGACCATCAACACGCTGGCTGACCTGCTGGATGTTGAGGCAGAGCCGCTGGATGCAGAGCATGGACAGGAGTCCGTCACGAAAGTGGCCTTTATCCGGGAAGCGGAATGCATCGGCTGTACCAAGTGCATTCAGGCCTGCCCTGTGGACGCCATCCTGGGTGCTGCCAAACAGATGCATACGGTGATTGCCGATGAGTGTACCGGCTGCGATCTCTGTATTGAGCCCTGCCCCGTTGATTGTATTGAAATGCGTCCTGTGGATATCACGGCCAGGACGTGGAGCTGGGACTTGCCCCGGCCAAATCATGGACAGGCTGGTTTGATTGCCACTGCCTCAGAGGGCAGACCGTATGAACGCCATGGCAAAAAGCCCAACCCCAGACCTCCGGAATCATGCTTCCGGGAGTCAGGTGATCGCCAGTTCTGA